The Streptomyces camelliae genome window below encodes:
- a CDS encoding YbjN domain-containing protein: MGDVEKAGQILEGALKDAELEWESPEPGNYVVKLPGTRKLSTTVSFLVGRHSLSLNAFVVRHPDENEPGVHRWLLERNLKLYGVSYAVDRLGDIYVTARLPLASVTPDEIDRLLGQVLEAADGAFNTLLELGFASSIRKEYAWRVSRGESTRNLDAFRHLIERPAD; encoded by the coding sequence ATGGGTGATGTGGAGAAGGCGGGGCAGATCCTCGAAGGTGCCCTCAAGGACGCCGAACTGGAGTGGGAGAGCCCCGAGCCCGGGAACTACGTGGTCAAACTCCCCGGCACCCGCAAGCTGTCCACGACGGTCTCCTTCCTGGTGGGCCGTCACTCGCTGTCCCTGAACGCCTTCGTCGTCCGCCACCCCGACGAGAACGAGCCCGGCGTCCACCGCTGGCTCCTGGAGCGCAACCTCAAGCTGTACGGCGTCAGTTACGCCGTGGACCGCCTCGGCGACATCTACGTCACCGCCCGCCTCCCCCTCGCCTCCGTCACCCCCGACGAGATCGACCGCCTCCTCGGCCAGGTCCTGGAAGCGGCCGACGGCGCCTTCAACACCCTGCTGGAGCTGGGCTTCGCCTCTTCCATCCGCAAGGAGTACGCCTGGCGGGTGTCCCGGGGCGAGTCCACGCGCAACCTGGACGCGTTCCGCCATCTGATCGAGCGCCCGGCCGACTGA